Below is a window of Quercus robur chromosome 6, dhQueRobu3.1, whole genome shotgun sequence DNA.
attcttgacatgcatgtcaaatttcattcaaatgggatattatttactattaaatctataaatttattttttatacataatttagtactagaaacaaatacaaatttaaatatgtgattgataatataattattgatatttgatcTTCGTAAAATTTTCCAAGCACGgatgatataataaaaaaatatacttatattgtAGGTTTGTTACAATTCACATCCCATAAAAAGATATAGTAAATTTGTAGCTATTGACTACAAACTAATTTGTAGGCAAACGTTGTtctttataaatcaataaaataaacttaaaaagatTGAATCTTTCAATTTCAAGAATTATTTGTATACAGTTAGCAAAGCgtaattttacaaaattataaaagagaTCAAGtgatcaaaataaaagaagacagCATAAATTATCCCTTTGTTTCGAAGGACCCCGCAATGGGAATAAACCAGCAACCTACACAGCAAGTTTGAACCAAGCACTTTACTATAGGATTTAAATCAAAATACCCTAATTATGGCTTCAATGTCATATGACGTGGCTAACTTGCTTTATGGCTTTAGTGCTTTTACTTTTTAGCACTTTCTTAGTTTCTTTCGGTGTTGTTCAAAGCATATGCCTTCCCACTTTGGATTTGAAAACTGAAGACGCGTGGGATCGTCGGTCATTTGTAGGGACACTGCCAGTCATGGAACGAAAGTTCGTGTAAAGTCTAAATAGGGGTTTTTACCTTTATGGACACTGCCATTCATTTAAAGGAAAGGTTGTTTACACAGTCCGTTATGCTTTCTTCACtcatatctcttttcattttcatttaaattagtcacatctttctttcattctcttcttctccttccaTATTTTCTCAAATCTTTTGCTCATAGATTCCGATGGCTCTGCAAATCAACGAAGGAGGCTCTTCTTCTTCCACTGCCCGATACAAGTATGACGTTTTCTTGAGCTTTAGAGGTGAAGATACTCGTTATAATTTTACTAGTCATTTATATAAGGCTTTACATGACAAAGGTTTTAAGACCTTTATTGATGATGTTAATCTTCAAAAAGGAGAAGCAATTGCAACAGAGCTTCCCAAAGAGATAAAATTGTCAATGATTTCGATTGTtatattttctgaaaattatgCATCTTCAACTTGGTGTTTGAAGGAACTTGTCAAAATTCTTGAGTGTAAGGATCTTGGCCAATCAGTTCGAGTTCTACCtgttttttacaaaataaatccaTCAGATGTACGTAAACAAGAGGGAAAGTTTGGGATTGCACTAACTaaacatgaagaaaaagaaaacagagataAGGTCCAGAGTTGGAGGGCAGCTTTAACCAAAGCAGCTGGTTTGGCTGGATTCTCTTACGAGGAAGGGTATGTATCTATTACTACTTTTTTGCCTTCTTGTAGTATAAAGCATTAATATATAGTTTTGTTATCACCATTTAATTCCAAATAATCaaaggatttgcattgcatactCAAAGTTAGTACATGGAAAACTTCAAATTCATCATGCGTAGGTAGAAGAATATTGATTTCTAAATTAACACAGAAAAATATATACTTCTAGAAGGGTAAATGATTTCACCTTACAATGTTATGTCCCTGTACTAAATAGGAAATAAACAAGAGAGACTAGAGAAACATTGGATCCACTTTAGATTGCCTCTTCTATGCTGCTTCCTTTCTCCATATAGATTTTGATTCGGTTTTTTGAGAAGctaagagagaggaaaagtcACAATCACATCCATAATCACTtgccaaacaaaaatttcagaataatatattttttatgataaaaaaaaattgtcacgaCTTGCAATCCAAATGAATTCCACATTTTCAACCATGACCAACATGTCAATACCAAGCTTAAGCCTGATGTTAATATGAACCAAAGTAAACCTGTGAACAAAAAATTGTCTATTTGTTAGTTGATAAATAGCTTATCTAATATCTTTCTCCAAATAATAACAAACATCATCAATTTGGAATATACCACAAGTTCACACACTAAAATCCCCTATTACATCAAAAGTTCCAACGCTCAACTGTTGATTTATATATACAATAATACAAACATCTCTACTAAGTTGAGCGCAAAACTACTAAAATGGAAAgtaaaaactaaatgaaaataaaactaGCTCTTATGAAGTTCAACTAAGGCTCCAGCAACTACTCTATTGCATAAAACCTGCTCAccgattttctatttttatttttttaaagaaggttAAGCTAACAGAGCTCAATAAAAGGGGTTAGGTGGTATGAGTTATAAAGAATGCATAAATACATGAaaagtataaaattttcttaatacgTGAATACGCTTAGAGATAAACTTCTTTGAGCATGCACACACAATATTTCATTtgctttataaaaaaaaaaaaaaaatctttagatagctttaaaaaatattttttatactttctCTCATGATATATCCCATTAGATTCAGAAAACACTTTCCTTAGATGGTTTTTTTTGCTagataaaatagaatttcatcTTATGAAGTCCGCTTCATGatgattactttttattatcaagCTAGGATACCGATTGATTTTAAGTGTAGGTAAGGTTTAAACCTCGAATCTTTTATCTGATAATAAATtactttactaattgagctagTTAAAAGCCTGGaacccacaatttttttcattagaagagaatttttttttttttaacgttatCTATTGAAATAACCTTAGTCTTGAAAACTTTTTAGCTTCATAAGAATCTCATTATGATCATTCTTCCATGATTTAACATCACAAAACACGTTTCCTCAATTGTTAGTAATTGAATAATTAGTAATTTCCTTTATCATAACATGGAACACAATTGCTCTTAGGGGACATTTGGTTCGCCGTTATGTACTCTTGATATGATGCATACGTTACAATAAGTAGTTTGTAatcccatgcatatgcatggatacacttaaagatatacaaaaagatgcataatataattactctatatatatatatatatataatttaaatactattgatagtcatttttatattttgttaactctttaaaaaaatttatgaatacacttaaatatttatatagattataacacttcaatattaaatattaaattaatatcttattaattatcttattttttttgtgttttaataaCTAACACTTAAAAATTTATGGATacacttaaatatttatatagactattgatagtcattttttatattttgttaattctttaaaaaactttgtaaagatataaaatataaattgtccatttttttaaaaaattatcatgaaacaatttttttttttttttatgattcaattATTCTagattctttggtttttgtacttaataactcacttgaatgaatatttataatgtggtcccacatttgattttaaaattaagaaataaaactttttaagaataaataatttagaacacatagtacaaaattggaactctaatttggaattctaatttgaatttctcttaacttcacctattattattattatatatttatatatatatatatagattattatatatatgtatataatttttgtgccaaatgaattgtttttagttataaaaaaaatgctcataaatataaaatcattcaaactctctcttcctctaattttatataagtgttagatatatgattatgttttttatgaattatttatattggacttgTCGTTTTCTACTCttaattaactcatttggcacaaaaattaacttatttatgatttatttatattgaaatccaatttttacattgaattaactcacttgggacaaaaatttaaaaacttagattagatgagacatgtggcgcaaaattaggctctaattgaattcaaatttgaaatctaattagattttctctcagctttatctattattatatatatagatgtgatATTAAGGGTTTtcgtttattttattctttctaacattaccataatttaaaattataaaatatatcacATTATCTTAATTTCATCACCTTCCTAAACAATTTAATGTTGTATTCTTATGTTGAGATTACATTAATTTAAGATTATAATAACGTAATATTATGGCATAATGTAATATTACGACGAAACAAATGCCCCTTTAATATTGCTTTTGTTACTCActtactctttatatatataacttgtaATCCCATAGACCAGTGGATTTACATTGTATACTCAAAATTAGCACATGTTAAAACTTCAAATTCGTCATACATAAGTAAATGTGCATTCATatctaaattaatatataaaggATATAAACTTCAAGGTAAATGATTTCACCTCTCAATTTTATGTCCATGTACTGAGTAGGAAATAAACAAGAGGTAACCCATAGGTCCAGTCTAGATTGCCTCCTCTTTGCTAATTCCCTTTCTGTTTACATTTTGATATGGTTTTTGAAATATTGTCATACTAGGAAGGAGAGAAAATCTCATAATCGCATCCTTAATTGCTTACCAAGCAACAATTTGAGAAtaagacaataaataaatagacaTTAGTATAGAGGAAAATGTTGAGAAcaaattctagaaaaaaaaagaaaaagagtgaaaagTGGGAGGAAGCATGTCATAAGTTGGGTGCTTAATTTAATTGAGGAAAAAGGTTAGGAACAACTTTTACTACAACTATAAAGGTTTGATTGTGGGTGATGTAGAAAAGTGGTAGATTCATATAAAAGTGAGTGTCCACCACTTACAATTAGGAGATGACCAAAATTCATATGAATATAGTATAGATTTTCGTATAGTCTAACACATCAAATGCTTCTTATGCTTTTGTGCTTGGCAGTTGCTTTGAATCTGAAGCtcagtttatcaaaaaaattgtagaagaGATATCAAGTACCACATCAAATCGGACACAACTATTTGTCGCTAAATATCCAGTTGGAATAGATTCTCATGTGGAGGAGATAGAATTGCTTTTGGATACAAAGTCAAATGGTGTTCGCATGCTAGGGATTCATGGTCTTGGGGGAGTAGGTAAAACTACAATTGCAAAAGCTgtttataatagaatttttgATCGTTTTGATAGGAGCTGCTTTCTAGAGAATGTTAGAGAAAGGTCACAAACAACCAATGACAAAGTTCAACTACAAAAGACACTTCTTAATTTAAAGGTGGACAATGTTCCCAAAGGAATTGAAGTGATAAAGGATAGGCTTTGTCATACAAGGCTTCTTTTAATTCTTGATGACGTGGATAAATCGGAACAGATAGAAAATTTGCTTGGAAGATGTGATTGGTTTAGTTCAAGAAGTAGAATTATTATAACAACAAGAGACATGCAAGTGCTAACCACTCTTGGAAAAGCTCATCAACTTTATGAGATTAAGGAATTGAATCAACGTGAAGCTTATGAACTCTTCAGCCTACACGCCTTCCAAATGAATAAACCAAGGGAAGACTATTTAGAAGTTGCAAAGCAAATTGTATATTATGCCAATGGTCTTCCATTAGCACTAACAATAATAGGTTCTGATTTGTGCGGAAAAAGTATAGATAAATGGAAAATTGCATTAGATAAGTACAAAAGCATTcctcacaaaaaaattcaagaaaagctCAAAATAAGTTATGATGGATTGGAAGAAACTGAAAAGGATATTTTTCTCCATGTTGCTTGTTTTTTCAAGGGATTCAAGAAGGAATATGTTACAAATATACTAGAAACTTGCAATTTATATCCACGTGATGGTATTTGCAAACTTATCGATAAGTGTCTCATAACTGTTGATCAAATTGGCATATTGTCAATGCATGACTTGTTACAACAAATGGGCAAGCAAATTGTTCAACAAGAATCTAAAAACCCTGAAGAACGTAGCAGGATATGGCGTTATGAGGATGCTTATGAAGTGCTAACTGAAAATATGGTACAAGTTCTTTTACttcacttttcctttttccaaatatttttttgtttaaaatttcaaaatttttttgcttttaaaaaaattatataatcaaacttatttgttttattctttgttcAATTAGGGGACtgataaaattcaagcaatgATATTGCGCTCACCAAAACCAGTAGAGATGGAATTGCAGGGTGAACCTTTTGCAAGGatgaaaaatcttaaatttctttttgttgaaaatgtaCACATTTTTTGTGAAGAATTTCAATATCTCCCTAATGGGTTACGGATACTTGAATGGCATAAATTTCCTTTTTCCTGGCCATCTAAATATCGTCCTCAAAAGCTTGTTACACTCAACATGAGTTGGAGGAGTGGCATTAGAATGGAGAAAATATTCAAGCAGGTATGATTATTAGTATTTATGAATTATAATTCcttaaaactcttttaaatgtTGGCCAAAACTAAATTtcgattattatttttttaatctgcAGGGTTtccaatttaatattttaaaacataTGAAACTTGAGAGTGACACCATTACAGAATTACCCAAATTGTGTGCCCCAAACCTAGAGACGTTGGACCTCTCTTCTTGTGGTGAATTAGTTACGGTTCATGAATTGTGTGCCCCAAACCTAGTGAAATTGATCCTTGATTGTTGTTATAAATTAGTTACGGTTCATGAGTCCGTTGGAGTTCTTGATAGGCTACAATTCTGGGAGCTCCAAAACTGTGTGAGTCTTCAAAATCTTCCAAACAACCTCAGGTTGAAATCGCTCGAAGAATTTCATCTTGAATATTGCTCTATGCTTGAGAAATTCCCCAATATTCTTCATCAAGAAATGAAACATTTAAAGATGTTAGATTTATCTGGGAGTGGCATCAGAGAGTTGCCTTCATCAATCGGGTATCTTACTCAGCTTACTGTCTTACAATTAGATTTTTGCCACAACCTGAGGGATCTTCCAGACAGCATCAGGTATCTTACTCAGCttattgaattaaatttatatgGTTGCCACAACCTGAGGTATCTTCCAGACAGCATCGGGTATCTTACTCAGCTTACTTATTTACGATTAGATGGTTGCCACAACCTGAGGGATCTTCCAGACAGCATCGGGTATCTTACTCAGCTTACTTCTTTAGATTTAGATGGTTGCCACAACCTGAGGGATCTTCCAGACAGCATCGGGTATCTTACTCAGCTTACTTATTTACGATTAGATGGTTGCCACAACCTGAGGGATCTTCCAGACAGCATCGGGTATCTTACTCAGCTTACTTTTTTAGATTTAGATGGTTGCCACAACCTGAGGGATCTTCCAGACAGCATCAGGTATCTTACTCAGCTTACTTGGTTAGATTTATCTGATTGCCACAACCTGAGGGATCTTCCAGACAGCATCTACAAATTGCAAATGCTTGAGCACTTCTCTTTTGACAGTGCCAAATTGAGACCACCGTGTAATTCTTTTGATGGACTTTCGGAATATGGGTTTCGAAGGTTATGGGAACTGGGATTCGGTGGATGTGGaatcaaattagaatttttgaTGAAGCCCAATTACTTTCCCGTATTGAGCCGTCTAGATCTATCTGGCAGTGATATTGTTAGCATCCCTGAAAGCCTAAACAGATTTACTACGTTAGAAATCCTTCATATACGCAATTGCCAGCAGCTACGACAAATTTTTGGGCTTCCACAATTTATAAGAATGTTAGATGCAAGTCACTGTACGTCATTAGATGCGCAATCCTCAAGCAGATTATTGAATCAGGTCTCTCTTTTTCgagttataataaaaaataaaaaataaaacaatttttttttttaactttctttcttaatttaattCGTTGAATTTGCTAATTATATGCAGATTGGAGAAATTGTATGTGAAGGAGAAAAAAGCTACATATATGTGTATCCAAGGTGGTTGAATCCCAAGCTTCAAAGTAGGGATTTGTTCCATCAGGATAGTAACGATTATCGTATTTATAAGCTACCGTATACAGAGATTCCAAGGTGGTTGAATTCCAAGCATCAAAGTGTTGGAAATTCCAAGGTGGTTGAATTCCGTGTTGGTCGCGAATTTCCAAATGTTTTTGCCGTCTATTTCGCTTTTGGACTGGGGCCGCAATTATCCTCCTATCCTGTTTATTTAAATGTTTACCTCTCCATTAAtggttttgaaaaagttgagatTATTTGCTTTAGCCTAGATCGGGATTCTGATGATACATTGGGGATATCTTCTAGATCACATCTCAAATTGCAGAAGCTGTTGGATGAATCAAATCCATCTGATTACAATCACGTTGAGGTTACATATGAATGGGCCAAAGAGACAGATCGCAACAACCCTCCTTGTGAGATTAGAAGGTGGGGGGTCAAAGTAGAATGTATCTGTTGTCCTCAAATGATGGCCCTTACCCTGGATGACAATGATTCTGACTCCGATCTGAATCTACCAttaaaaaagaggagaaaatatTGATTGAATTcgggaaatatatatatatatgccaagGTTTGTCTCCTTCTTTAGTTGCAGTGTAGCATTTGCCCTTAATTGAAGGAAAATACATCTTAATTAAAAGAGATTGTGGAAACTAGAAAGTAGGATGGTATTAAATTCTAGGTTGATCCATTTATGCATTTAGCATTTCATGTATGAATTAGTAATTACTGAGATCTCTAATCTGCTGCAACAACAATTGATCTTATTAGAATtctttgttatattgttttggTTGGACCTTTTTATTTCTCACTTGGGCATGCTATTTTACAGCTTTTACTATGGAATGGAATGTTTactttttaattgattatttgattgCGAGATTGAGAAATTGAATGAGACAAACCAAGCTGAGTGCTGTGTGATATCCTTCAACTAACTAGGCTTTGTTGTATTACTTGGCCTCTATAACAGCCGAATTTTTTGTTGCTTGTTGAAGTTTACCCAAGTTCTTTTCCACTATCATTGAATAAGAATACTGAGCAAGGAATAAGtttattcaaaatatatatatatatatattttgataagtaaactGAGCAAGGAATATTATTGCATGAATTGGCATAAGTTTGTTTTCCTTTGTATGAGAGCTTTCTCATTAATAAGAGTAGGTCTCAGTTCAAGAGTGGCTTAGTTAATCAGACTT
It encodes the following:
- the LOC126732490 gene encoding disease resistance protein Roq1-like isoform X1, which gives rise to MALQINEGGSSSSTARYKYDVFLSFRGEDTRYNFTSHLYKALHDKGFKTFIDDVNLQKGEAIATELPKEIKLSMISIVIFSENYASSTWCLKELVKILECKDLGQSVRVLPVFYKINPSDVRKQEGKFGIALTKHEEKENRDKVQSWRAALTKAAGLAGFSYEEGCFESEAQFIKKIVEEISSTTSNRTQLFVAKYPVGIDSHVEEIELLLDTKSNGVRMLGIHGLGGVGKTTIAKAVYNRIFDRFDRSCFLENVRERSQTTNDKVQLQKTLLNLKVDNVPKGIEVIKDRLCHTRLLLILDDVDKSEQIENLLGRCDWFSSRSRIIITTRDMQVLTTLGKAHQLYEIKELNQREAYELFSLHAFQMNKPREDYLEVAKQIVYYANGLPLALTIIGSDLCGKSIDKWKIALDKYKSIPHKKIQEKLKISYDGLEETEKDIFLHVACFFKGFKKEYVTNILETCNLYPRDGICKLIDKCLITVDQIGILSMHDLLQQMGKQIVQQESKNPEERSRIWRYEDAYEVLTENMGTDKIQAMILRSPKPVEMELQGEPFARMKNLKFLFVENVHIFCEEFQYLPNGLRILEWHKFPFSWPSKYRPQKLVTLNMSWRSGIRMEKIFKQGFQFNILKHMKLESDTITELPKLCAPNLETLDLSSCGELVTVHELCAPNLVKLILDCCYKLVTVHESVGVLDRLQFWELQNCVSLQNLPNNLRLKSLEEFHLEYCSMLEKFPNILHQEMKHLKMLDLSGSGIRELPSSIGYLTQLTVLQLDFCHNLRDLPDSIRYLTQLIELNLYGCHNLRYLPDSIGYLTQLTYLRLDGCHNLRDLPDSIGYLTQLTSLDLDGCHNLRDLPDSIGYLTQLTYLRLDGCHNLRDLPDSIGYLTQLTFLDLDGCHNLRDLPDSIRYLTQLTWLDLSDCHNLRDLPDSIYKLQMLEHFSFDSAKLRPPCNSFDGLSEYGFRRLWELGFGGCGIKLEFLMKPNYFPVLSRLDLSGSDIVSIPESLNRFTTLEILHIRNCQQLRQIFGLPQFIRMLDASHCTSLDAQSSSRLLNQIGEIVCEGEKSYIYVYPRWLNPKLQSRDLFHQDSNDYRIYKLPYTEIPRWLNSKHQSVGNSKVVEFRVGREFPNVFAVYFAFGLGPQLSSYPVYLNVYLSINGFEKVEIICFSLDRDSDDTLGISSRSHLKLQKLLDESNPSDYNHVEVTYEWAKETDRNNPPCEIRRWGVKVECICCPQMMALTLDDNDSDSDLNLPLKKRRKY
- the LOC126732490 gene encoding disease resistance protein Roq1-like isoform X2, with translation MALQINEGGSSSSTARYKYDVFLSFRGEDTRYNFTSHLYKALCDKGFNTFIDDDNLQKGEAIATELPKEIELSMISIVVFSENYASSTWCLKEVVKILECKDLGQLVLPVFYKINPSEVRKQGGKFGFALTKHEEKENRDKVQSWRAALTKAAGLAGFSYENGCFESEAQFIKKIVEEISSTTSNRTQLFVAKYPVGIDSHVEEIELLLDTKSNGVRMLGIHGLGGVGKTTIAKAVYNRIFDRFDRSCFLENVRERSQTTNDKVQLQKTLLNLKVDNVPKGIEVIKDRLCHTRLLLILDDVDKSEQIENLLGRCDWFSSRSRIIITTRDMQVLTTLGKAHQLYEIKELNQREAYELFSLHAFQMNKPREDYLEVAKQIVYYANGLPLALTIIGSDLCGKSIDKWKIALDKYKSIPHKKIQEKLKISYDGLEETEKDIFLHVACFFKGFKKEYVTNILETCNLYPRDGICKLIDKCLITVDQIGILSMHDLLQQMGKQIVQQESKNPEERSRIWRYEDAYEVLTENMGTDKIQAMILRSPKPVEMELQGEPFARMKNLKFLFVENVHIFCEEFQYLPNGLRILEWHKFPFSWPSKYRPQKLVTLNMSWRSGIRMEKIFKQGFQFNILKHMKLESDTITELPKLCAPNLETLDLSSCGELVTVHELCAPNLVKLILDCCYKLVTVHESVGVLDRLQFWELQNCVSLQNLPNNLRLKSLEEFHLEYCSMLEKFPNILHQEMKHLKMLDLSGSGIRELPSSIGYLTQLTVLQLDFCHNLRDLPDSIRYLTQLIELNLYGCHNLRYLPDSIGYLTQLTYLRLDGCHNLRDLPDSIGYLTQLTSLDLDGCHNLRDLPDSIGYLTQLTYLRLDGCHNLRDLPDSIGYLTQLTFLDLDGCHNLRDLPDSIRYLTQLTWLDLSDCHNLRDLPDSIYKLQMLEHFSFDSAKLRPPCNSFDGLSEYGFRRLWELGFGGCGIKLEFLMKPNYFPVLSRLDLSGSDIVSIPESLNRFTTLEILHIRNCQQLRQIFGLPQFIRMLDASHCTSLDAQSSSRLLNQIGEIVCEGEKSYIYVYPRWLNPKLQSRDLFHQDSNDYRIYKLPYTEIPRWLNSKHQSVGNSKVVEFRVGREFPNVFAVYFAFGLGPQLSSYPVYLNVYLSINGFEKVEIICFSLDRDSDDTLGISSRSHLKLQKLLDESNPSDYNHVEVTYEWAKETDRNNPPCEIRRWGVKVECICCPQMMALTLDDNDSDSDLNLPLKKRRKY